One Heyndrickxia oleronia genomic window, CTCTTTGGGGAATTTCCATTCCAAATTGGTCCATTTTTAGCTGTCGCTATATGGTCTTTGAAATGGGCAAACGGAAATTTTAAATGGTTTATTTTAATCAATGGAATTATAAATGCTGTCTTTGCTTATCCAATCACATATTTTGCAAGAAAATTTAGGTATTATACATTGGTTCGATTTAATAAATTTCAATTTTTCCTTTATTTCTTTTCTAAGGCATTTTTATTGTATTGGTTCCAGTATATTTATGAAAAACTTACTTATCAAAATGTTTAAGAAGGTTAAATTTATTCACTATAATAAATAAAAAAACTCTGTTTTCCTATTCATAAGAAGTAGATTGTAAAAGGTTGTACTTAACAGGGGGGCTTTAGTTAAAGAAGAAAAGGCCCCTCAGGATTAAGAGGGGGTAATAATGGAGGATAATAGATAAGTGAATAACTACGGACAAGTAAGTTACCCTCATTCACTGGTTTATTGCTGATTAATGTTATTACTTAGTACATCTTTTTATTTTTAAGTTTTTTTGCTTGGGTTATTTTACAAATGGTATAATGCCCCCCCTCGATCCGAGAAGGAGATTTTAGAAATATTCTTAACACAATTTCAGGCGAGTAGTTATACTATCCATTAAAAGATTAATTACTCATTTTTGTCTAAATAAAAAAATCCCTCTCGACTGAGAAGGACCAAAATGAGTGGTGAAGCAGTAGTGGAAATAGATAGACAATAAATTAACCAATTTCATACGCGGTTTTGCTGGAGTATTTATCGGTCAATACATTTTATAATTTCTAAGTGTTATTGCTTGGGTTGTCTCATAAAATGATTAAAAGCCCCCACTCAAACTGTGAAGGAGCTTTACAATATGGTCAACACAATTTCAGGCGAGTAATTATATTTTGTACAGTTGACAAACAAATTATTCAATAATAACTTTCTACTTAATTTGATACCAAGCATTAATACTTTTTAGAAATTGTTCCATTTCTTTTGCTTTTGGTGTTCCTTCTGTAAATTGTCCAATTTCAAAGGAAAGTGATCCTCCATCATTACGAGTAGGCTTAAAATAATAACCTTTTTGAATAAGGAAATTATGAATCTTTAAAAGTGATTCCCCAGAATATCCACCAGTATAGAACGAAATTTTCTTTTCCACTTTCGATTCCTCCTTTACGTTTGATTTAGATACCTCTTTGATTTTTAATTTAAAATGAGCAACAAATGCTTTAAATACTGCTTCAGCATATATCTCTCGAAATTCTTCTGATTTCAATAGTTCTGATTCTTCCTTATTACTCATAAATGGTCCTTCTTGTAGGATTGCTGTCATATTTGTTTCTCGCAGTACATGAAGGTCTTTAGCTTTTACTCCTCGATCACGTAACCCTGTAGCTTTAACAACATATTCTTGTACTACTTTAGCAAAAGCTAATGAATCCTTTGGCCATGAGGTATAAACAAAAGTTTCAAGACCGTTTGCGCTATTCCACGTACTGTATGCAGCATTTCCATGTTGAGAATAGAAAACATCAGCACCCCATTTGTTTGCTTTGTCTGTTCTGGATTTCAAAGATACATCTGTTTTACCTGTTGGATCGTCAGTCCTTAATATCGAAACATTCTCACACGTATTTAACTTATTTATCAGTTTCGTTACTACTCCACTATTAAACTCCCATTCATGTAAGGAATTATCTGGAGTACGTTTACCTGGGGTATTTTTTCCGTGTCCAGCATCTATTGCTATTTTCATTTACAAAACTCCTTTCAAAATAAAGTGAGCAACAACTAATTGCTGTCGCTCATTACGATATTTTTTATATTCCTCC contains:
- a CDS encoding N-acetylmuramoyl-L-alanine amidase family protein codes for the protein MKIAIDAGHGKNTPGKRTPDNSLHEWEFNSGVVTKLINKLNTCENVSILRTDDPTGKTDVSLKSRTDKANKWGADVFYSQHGNAAYSTWNSANGLETFVYTSWPKDSLAFAKVVQEYVVKATGLRDRGVKAKDLHVLRETNMTAILQEGPFMSNKEESELLKSEEFREIYAEAVFKAFVAHFKLKIKEVSKSNVKEESKVEKKISFYTGGYSGESLLKIHNFLIQKGYYFKPTRNDGGSLSFEIGQFTEGTPKAKEMEQFLKSINAWYQIK